The following are from one region of the Populus trichocarpa isolate Nisqually-1 chromosome 8, P.trichocarpa_v4.1, whole genome shotgun sequence genome:
- the LOC7490896 gene encoding uncharacterized protein LOC7490896 isoform X1, translating into MAGNVRYDLSSASPEELGFTGSFSNGQRGSYPNASFDRSGSFRESSESRMFSSGASTPRASASPARSMGPLTQHLSLDPVTMGDPKYTRTGELKRAFGISLGSATEDNSFGAAHSKPPPAVDVEELKRIRAGVLDDYRKSRNRAKMWNENLLRLQKFPEDLNSKNQQRSEMLMNERSGGSNFLKMGTQIHRNPSDLGTQRLEDRTKTIVLNKRVRSSVAESRVDGRSNTVLRQPLVTGKDRDIHRDGEVSNLTEEKVRRLPAGGEGWDKKMKKKRSVGTVFTRTIDSDGEVKRMMNHKFNNEHSLQSYDAQGFRSGSFNGSSGMNKVDGISSSANSNTRAIPKESEKVSLTRDYAAGMNKERLVVKANNKVNITEDNNHTVSPSPLTKGKASRTPRTSSLMAASTSTNTPLSPGGFDGWEQPPAITKVNSVGGPNNRKRPMPTGSSSPPMAKWVGQRPQKISRTRRVNVVSPVSNHDEGQMSSERGHVSDFATRVTSGIDGPPLAKDVLNGTTQVRVKHENVSSPSRLSESEESGAGENREGKPKDKRTGSGGVEERSLNQNAVPSLLVTKKNKTLGREDTGDGVRRQGRTARGPSSRTNISPMREKLENPASTKPLRNTRPISDKSGSKTGRPPLKKISDRKAFTRLGQIPISGSPDFSGESDDDREELLAAANFACNASYLSCSGSFWKKMEPVFAPICSGDSSYLKQQLKSVEDLHKRLYEMFDCSNNSGDFVLEEDIPSQLIHEESERNLQDQDPPKKLVRTSDLVDPKQDNSAVCGGSRTRNKATPLYQRVLSALIVEDGSEKFAENSGGRNISFQCTGDSSPGDDCLSVDFEPGSTNGIDFNYESMLGFQHQKQSSVDGFSCNGNSTVNRIGGFHNNSYIDHLVQGGNGFMHSKTGMFPGSFENNDEKSTIHSNAISMSAYDCQYEQLGLEDKLLMELQSVGLYPETVPDLADGEDEAINEDIIELQNKLQQVGKKEHLDNLTRAVEEGRELQEWPLEQVAMDRLVELAHRKQLATRGNNASKFGVPKVSKQVALAFTRRTLAKCRKFEDTGKSCFCEPPLRDVIFAAPRAIVVESTSCIQDPGASGSFTGRADRHDLHNDKFGRGVSLDHDFARTGPLLNRGRKKELLLDDVGGNALFKTTSSVGNTQLGGAKGKRSERERDKDVLARNSVTRAGRASQSNIKGDRKTKSKPKQKIAQLSASGDGIINKFKETGSNKKREVGATSKGSNPVDSSKKSRATNIAEFQDLDSIELHEGNDFSDTQDLNSLFDGLPENDFAGEILLDDLPLQIPMDDLSMIL; encoded by the exons ATGGCTGGAAATGTGAGGTACGATTTGAGTTCTGCTAGTCCAGAGGAATTAGGTTTTACAGGTAGCTTTTCTAATGGGCAGAGGGGGAGTTATCCTAATGCCAGTTTTGATAGGTCTGGAAGCTTCCGGGAGAGCAGTGAGAGCAGAATGTTCAGTTCTGGGGCAAGTACACCCAGGGCTTCTGCTTCACCAGCAAGGAGCATGGGCCCACTTACTCAACATCTGTCATTGGATCCGGTTACTATGGGGGACCCAAAATATACTCGAACAGGCGAGTTAAAGAGGGCTTTTGGGATATCTCTTGGGAGTGCTACAGAAGATAATTCTTTTGGAGCTGCTCATTCAAAGCCACCCCCTGCAGTAGATGTAGAGGAACTGAAGCGGATCAGAGCAGGTGTATTAGATGACTATCGGAAGTCTAG gaATAGAGCAAAAATGTGGAATGAAAACTTGCTAAGACTTCAAAAATTCCCAGAAGATTTAAATTCAAAGAATCAACAACGAAGTGAGATGCTAATGAATGAAAGATCTGGTGGTTCAAATTTTTTGAAGATGGGAACGCAGATTCATCGAAACCCTTCAGACCTTGGGACTCAAAGATTAGAGGACAGGACTAAGACCATTGTTTTGAATAAGCGTGTTCGCTCTTCTGTAGCAGAATCACGG GTTGATGGCCGAAGCAATACAGTTCTGAGGCAGCCTTTGGTGACAGGAAAAGACAGAGATATACACAGGGATGGTGAAGTTTCTAATCTTACTGAAGAAAAGGTCCGTAGGCTACCTGCTGGAGGAGAAGGGTGGgacaaaaagatgaaaaagaaacgTTCTGTTGGCACTGTTTTTACCAGGACAATAGACAGTGACGGGGAAGTTAAACGAATGATGAATCATAAGTTTAATAATGAACACAGTCTGCAGTCTTATGATGCCCAAGGCTTCAG GTCAGGATCTTTTAATGGGAGTAGTGGCATGAACAAGGTAGATGGAATTTCATCATCTGCTAATTCAAATACCCGTGCCATTCCCAAGGAATCGGAAAAAGTTTCTTTGACAAGGGATTATGCTGCTGGCATGAATAAGGAGCGACTTGTAGTGAAAGCAAACAATAA GGTAAATATCACAGAGGACAATAATCACACAGTGAGTCCAAGTCCATTGACAAAAGGAAAGGCTTCCAGGACACCTCGAACAAGCTCATTAATGGCAGCAAGTACATCTACTAATACTCCCCTCTCACCTGGGGGTTTTGATGGTTGGGAACAACCACCAGCCATAACCAAGGTCAATTCAGTTGGGGGGCCTAATAATCGCAAGCGTCCCATGCCTACAGGGTCATCATCTCCTCCAATGGCTAAATGGGTTGGTCAGAGACCACAAAAAATATCTCGTACCAGAAGGGTGAATGTAGTGTCTCCCGTCTCTAATCATGATGAAGGGCAGATGTCATCAGAAAGAGGACATGTTTCTGATTTTGCCACTCGAGTGACTTCTGGGATTGATGGGCCTCCTCTTGCCAAGGATGTGCTTAATGGAACCACACAAGTCAGAgtgaaacatgaaaatgtttcaTCTCCATCAAGATTATCTGAAAGTGAAGAATCTGGTGCTGGTGAAAATCGTGAGGGTAAGCCCAAGGACAAGAGAACAGGTAGTGGTGGGGTAGAGGAGAGATCGCTGAATCAGAATGCTGTTCCTTCTCTATTGGTTACAAAGAAGAATAAAACACTCGGTAGGGAAGACACTGGTGATGGTGTGCGAAGACAAGGAAGGACTGCTCGGGGTCCATCTTCTAGGACAAACATTTCACCAATGAGGGAGAAGTTGGAGAATCCAGCCTCGACCAAACCACTAAGAAATACGAGGCCCATTTCAGACAAGAGCGGAAG CAAGACAGGTCGTCctcctcttaaaaaaatatcagatcGCAAGGCCTTCACTCGACTTGGGCAAATACCAATAAGCGGTTCCCCAGATTTCTCAG gtgaaTCAGATGACGATCGCGAAGAACTCTTAGCTGCTGCAAATTTTGCTTGCAATGCCAGCT ATCTTTCCTGTTCTGGTTCTTTTTGGAAGAAAATGGAGCCAGTTTTTGCTCCCATCTGCTCTGGGGATTCATCCTACTTGAAGCAACAG TTGAAGTCTGTGGAGGATCTCCACAAGAGATTATATGAGATGTTTGACTGCAGCAATAATTCG GGTGATTTTGTGCTTGAAGAAGATATTCCATCCCAACTTATTCATGAAGAAAGTGAGAGAAACTTGCAGGACCAGGATCCACCAAAAAAGTTGGTGAGGACTTCAGATTTGGTAGATCCAAAACAGGACAATAGTGCTGTATGTGGAGGCTCAAGAACAAGAAACAAAGCTACTCCACTGTACCAAAGAGTGTTGTCTGCTCTGATTGTAGAAGATGGGTCAGAAAAATTTGCAGAAAACAGTGGAGGgagaaatatttcttttcaatgtaCTGGAGATAGTTCTCCAGGTGATGATTGTCTCTCAGTGGATTTTGAGCCCGGGAGCACAAATggcattgattttaattatgaatcTATGCTGGGTTTTCAACATCAGAAGCAATCTTCCGTTGATGGTTTTTCTTGTAATGGAAATAGTACTGTTAATAGGATCGGTGGTTTTCACAATAATTCCTATATTGATCATTTGGTGCAAGGAGGTAATGGATTTATGCACTCAAAAACCGGAATGTTCCCTGGGAGTTTTGAGAATAATGATGAGAAATCAACCATTCATTCAAATGCCATCAGCATGTCTGCATATGATTGCCAATATGAGCAACTAGGCCTGGAGGACAAACTCTTGATGGAGCTGCAGAGTGTTGGTTTATATCCAGAAACAGTG CCTGATCTAGCAGATGGAGAGGATGAAGCAATTAATGAAGATATTATTGAGCTCCAGAATAAACTTCAACAG GTTGGTAAAAAGGAACACTTGGACAATTTAACTAGAGCTGTTGAGGAGGGAAGGGAGTTGCAAGAATG GCCCCTTGAGCAGGTTGCAATGGATAGGCTTGTTGAATTGGCTCACAGAAAGCAGTTG GCCACCAGAGGAAATAATGCTTCAAAATTTGGGGTTCCAAAGGTTTCGAAACAAGTTGCCTTGGCTTTTACAAGGAGGACTCTTGCTAAATGTAGAAAATTTGAAGATACAGGCAAGAGTTGTTTTTGTGAGCCCCCCCTTCGAGATGTCATTTTCGCTGCACCTCGTGCAATTGTTGTGGAGTCCACAAGTTGTATTCAGGATCCTGGGGCTTCAG GCTCTTTCACTGGTAGAGCTGATAGGCATGATCTTCACAACGATAAATTTGGCAGGGGTGTATCATTAGACCATGATTTTGCCAGAACTGGACCATTATTGAACAGAGGGAGGAAGAAGGAACTACTGCTTGACGATGTTGGTGGTAATGCTTTGTTCAAAACCACATCATCTGTTGGTAATACTCAGCTGGGTGGAGCCAAGGGAAAGAGAAGCGAGAGAGAAAGGGACAAGGATGTATTAGCTAGAAATTCTGTCACCAGAGCTGGTCGTGCTTCTCAGAGCAATATCAAGGGTGAccgtaaaacaaaatcaaaacccaagCAGAAGATTGCTCAGCTATCAGCTTCTGGAGATGGAATTATCAACAAGTTCAAAGAAACAGGTAGcaataagaaaagagaagttGGGGCAACATCCAAGGGTTCAAATCCTGTAGATTCATCGAAAAAAAGCAGAGCGACAAACATTGCCGAGTTCCAAGATTTAGACTCTATAGAACTACACGAGGGCAATGATTTCAGTGACACTCAGGATCTGAATAGTTTGTTTGATGGGTTGCCAGAAAACGACTTTGCAGGTGAAATTCTACTTGATGACTTGCCCCTTCAAATTCCTatggacgacctttcaatgatTCTATAA
- the LOC7490896 gene encoding uncharacterized protein LOC7490896 isoform X3, producing the protein MAGNVRSGSFRESSESRMFSSGASTPRASASPARSMGPLTQHLSLDPVTMGDPKYTRTGELKRAFGISLGSATEDNSFGAAHSKPPPAVDVEELKRIRAGVLDDYRKSRNRAKMWNENLLRLQKFPEDLNSKNQQRSEMLMNERSGGSNFLKMGTQIHRNPSDLGTQRLEDRTKTIVLNKRVRSSVAESRVDGRSNTVLRQPLVTGKDRDIHRDGEVSNLTEEKVRRLPAGGEGWDKKMKKKRSVGTVFTRTIDSDGEVKRMMNHKFNNEHSLQSYDAQGFRSGSFNGSSGMNKVDGISSSANSNTRAIPKESEKVSLTRDYAAGMNKERLVVKANNKVNITEDNNHTVSPSPLTKGKASRTPRTSSLMAASTSTNTPLSPGGFDGWEQPPAITKVNSVGGPNNRKRPMPTGSSSPPMAKWVGQRPQKISRTRRVNVVSPVSNHDEGQMSSERGHVSDFATRVTSGIDGPPLAKDVLNGTTQVRVKHENVSSPSRLSESEESGAGENREGKPKDKRTGSGGVEERSLNQNAVPSLLVTKKNKTLGREDTGDGVRRQGRTARGPSSRTNISPMREKLENPASTKPLRNTRPISDKSGSKTGRPPLKKISDRKAFTRLGQIPISGSPDFSGESDDDREELLAAANFACNASYLSCSGSFWKKMEPVFAPICSGDSSYLKQQLKSVEDLHKRLYEMFDCSNNSGDFVLEEDIPSQLIHEESERNLQDQDPPKKLVRTSDLVDPKQDNSAVCGGSRTRNKATPLYQRVLSALIVEDGSEKFAENSGGRNISFQCTGDSSPGDDCLSVDFEPGSTNGIDFNYESMLGFQHQKQSSVDGFSCNGNSTVNRIGGFHNNSYIDHLVQGGNGFMHSKTGMFPGSFENNDEKSTIHSNAISMSAYDCQYEQLGLEDKLLMELQSVGLYPETVPDLADGEDEAINEDIIELQNKLQQVGKKEHLDNLTRAVEEGRELQEWPLEQVAMDRLVELAHRKQLATRGNNASKFGVPKVSKQVALAFTRRTLAKCRKFEDTGKSCFCEPPLRDVIFAAPRAIVVESTSCIQDPGASGSFTGRADRHDLHNDKFGRGVSLDHDFARTGPLLNRGRKKELLLDDVGGNALFKTTSSVGNTQLGGAKGKRSERERDKDVLARNSVTRAGRASQSNIKGDRKTKSKPKQKIAQLSASGDGIINKFKETGSNKKREVGATSKGSNPVDSSKKSRATNIAEFQDLDSIELHEGNDFSDTQDLNSLFDGLPENDFAGEILLDDLPLQIPMDDLSMIL; encoded by the exons ATGGCTGGAAATGTGAG GTCTGGAAGCTTCCGGGAGAGCAGTGAGAGCAGAATGTTCAGTTCTGGGGCAAGTACACCCAGGGCTTCTGCTTCACCAGCAAGGAGCATGGGCCCACTTACTCAACATCTGTCATTGGATCCGGTTACTATGGGGGACCCAAAATATACTCGAACAGGCGAGTTAAAGAGGGCTTTTGGGATATCTCTTGGGAGTGCTACAGAAGATAATTCTTTTGGAGCTGCTCATTCAAAGCCACCCCCTGCAGTAGATGTAGAGGAACTGAAGCGGATCAGAGCAGGTGTATTAGATGACTATCGGAAGTCTAG gaATAGAGCAAAAATGTGGAATGAAAACTTGCTAAGACTTCAAAAATTCCCAGAAGATTTAAATTCAAAGAATCAACAACGAAGTGAGATGCTAATGAATGAAAGATCTGGTGGTTCAAATTTTTTGAAGATGGGAACGCAGATTCATCGAAACCCTTCAGACCTTGGGACTCAAAGATTAGAGGACAGGACTAAGACCATTGTTTTGAATAAGCGTGTTCGCTCTTCTGTAGCAGAATCACGG GTTGATGGCCGAAGCAATACAGTTCTGAGGCAGCCTTTGGTGACAGGAAAAGACAGAGATATACACAGGGATGGTGAAGTTTCTAATCTTACTGAAGAAAAGGTCCGTAGGCTACCTGCTGGAGGAGAAGGGTGGgacaaaaagatgaaaaagaaacgTTCTGTTGGCACTGTTTTTACCAGGACAATAGACAGTGACGGGGAAGTTAAACGAATGATGAATCATAAGTTTAATAATGAACACAGTCTGCAGTCTTATGATGCCCAAGGCTTCAG GTCAGGATCTTTTAATGGGAGTAGTGGCATGAACAAGGTAGATGGAATTTCATCATCTGCTAATTCAAATACCCGTGCCATTCCCAAGGAATCGGAAAAAGTTTCTTTGACAAGGGATTATGCTGCTGGCATGAATAAGGAGCGACTTGTAGTGAAAGCAAACAATAA GGTAAATATCACAGAGGACAATAATCACACAGTGAGTCCAAGTCCATTGACAAAAGGAAAGGCTTCCAGGACACCTCGAACAAGCTCATTAATGGCAGCAAGTACATCTACTAATACTCCCCTCTCACCTGGGGGTTTTGATGGTTGGGAACAACCACCAGCCATAACCAAGGTCAATTCAGTTGGGGGGCCTAATAATCGCAAGCGTCCCATGCCTACAGGGTCATCATCTCCTCCAATGGCTAAATGGGTTGGTCAGAGACCACAAAAAATATCTCGTACCAGAAGGGTGAATGTAGTGTCTCCCGTCTCTAATCATGATGAAGGGCAGATGTCATCAGAAAGAGGACATGTTTCTGATTTTGCCACTCGAGTGACTTCTGGGATTGATGGGCCTCCTCTTGCCAAGGATGTGCTTAATGGAACCACACAAGTCAGAgtgaaacatgaaaatgtttcaTCTCCATCAAGATTATCTGAAAGTGAAGAATCTGGTGCTGGTGAAAATCGTGAGGGTAAGCCCAAGGACAAGAGAACAGGTAGTGGTGGGGTAGAGGAGAGATCGCTGAATCAGAATGCTGTTCCTTCTCTATTGGTTACAAAGAAGAATAAAACACTCGGTAGGGAAGACACTGGTGATGGTGTGCGAAGACAAGGAAGGACTGCTCGGGGTCCATCTTCTAGGACAAACATTTCACCAATGAGGGAGAAGTTGGAGAATCCAGCCTCGACCAAACCACTAAGAAATACGAGGCCCATTTCAGACAAGAGCGGAAG CAAGACAGGTCGTCctcctcttaaaaaaatatcagatcGCAAGGCCTTCACTCGACTTGGGCAAATACCAATAAGCGGTTCCCCAGATTTCTCAG gtgaaTCAGATGACGATCGCGAAGAACTCTTAGCTGCTGCAAATTTTGCTTGCAATGCCAGCT ATCTTTCCTGTTCTGGTTCTTTTTGGAAGAAAATGGAGCCAGTTTTTGCTCCCATCTGCTCTGGGGATTCATCCTACTTGAAGCAACAG TTGAAGTCTGTGGAGGATCTCCACAAGAGATTATATGAGATGTTTGACTGCAGCAATAATTCG GGTGATTTTGTGCTTGAAGAAGATATTCCATCCCAACTTATTCATGAAGAAAGTGAGAGAAACTTGCAGGACCAGGATCCACCAAAAAAGTTGGTGAGGACTTCAGATTTGGTAGATCCAAAACAGGACAATAGTGCTGTATGTGGAGGCTCAAGAACAAGAAACAAAGCTACTCCACTGTACCAAAGAGTGTTGTCTGCTCTGATTGTAGAAGATGGGTCAGAAAAATTTGCAGAAAACAGTGGAGGgagaaatatttcttttcaatgtaCTGGAGATAGTTCTCCAGGTGATGATTGTCTCTCAGTGGATTTTGAGCCCGGGAGCACAAATggcattgattttaattatgaatcTATGCTGGGTTTTCAACATCAGAAGCAATCTTCCGTTGATGGTTTTTCTTGTAATGGAAATAGTACTGTTAATAGGATCGGTGGTTTTCACAATAATTCCTATATTGATCATTTGGTGCAAGGAGGTAATGGATTTATGCACTCAAAAACCGGAATGTTCCCTGGGAGTTTTGAGAATAATGATGAGAAATCAACCATTCATTCAAATGCCATCAGCATGTCTGCATATGATTGCCAATATGAGCAACTAGGCCTGGAGGACAAACTCTTGATGGAGCTGCAGAGTGTTGGTTTATATCCAGAAACAGTG CCTGATCTAGCAGATGGAGAGGATGAAGCAATTAATGAAGATATTATTGAGCTCCAGAATAAACTTCAACAG GTTGGTAAAAAGGAACACTTGGACAATTTAACTAGAGCTGTTGAGGAGGGAAGGGAGTTGCAAGAATG GCCCCTTGAGCAGGTTGCAATGGATAGGCTTGTTGAATTGGCTCACAGAAAGCAGTTG GCCACCAGAGGAAATAATGCTTCAAAATTTGGGGTTCCAAAGGTTTCGAAACAAGTTGCCTTGGCTTTTACAAGGAGGACTCTTGCTAAATGTAGAAAATTTGAAGATACAGGCAAGAGTTGTTTTTGTGAGCCCCCCCTTCGAGATGTCATTTTCGCTGCACCTCGTGCAATTGTTGTGGAGTCCACAAGTTGTATTCAGGATCCTGGGGCTTCAG GCTCTTTCACTGGTAGAGCTGATAGGCATGATCTTCACAACGATAAATTTGGCAGGGGTGTATCATTAGACCATGATTTTGCCAGAACTGGACCATTATTGAACAGAGGGAGGAAGAAGGAACTACTGCTTGACGATGTTGGTGGTAATGCTTTGTTCAAAACCACATCATCTGTTGGTAATACTCAGCTGGGTGGAGCCAAGGGAAAGAGAAGCGAGAGAGAAAGGGACAAGGATGTATTAGCTAGAAATTCTGTCACCAGAGCTGGTCGTGCTTCTCAGAGCAATATCAAGGGTGAccgtaaaacaaaatcaaaacccaagCAGAAGATTGCTCAGCTATCAGCTTCTGGAGATGGAATTATCAACAAGTTCAAAGAAACAGGTAGcaataagaaaagagaagttGGGGCAACATCCAAGGGTTCAAATCCTGTAGATTCATCGAAAAAAAGCAGAGCGACAAACATTGCCGAGTTCCAAGATTTAGACTCTATAGAACTACACGAGGGCAATGATTTCAGTGACACTCAGGATCTGAATAGTTTGTTTGATGGGTTGCCAGAAAACGACTTTGCAGGTGAAATTCTACTTGATGACTTGCCCCTTCAAATTCCTatggacgacctttcaatgatTCTATAA